From Methanosarcina lacustris Z-7289, one genomic window encodes:
- a CDS encoding DEAD/DEAH box helicase, whose protein sequence is MEKLAKFKALGLSDSMLKAFKKKGFEEPTPIQEKVIPLFMKGESDIIGQAQTGTGKTVAFGAPIIEKISEKSGHVQAIILTPTRELAIQISEELNSIKGDKKLSIVPIYGGQSMTQQLRMLKIGVDIVVGTPGRVIDHINRKSLNLEKISYFVLDEADEMLNMGFIDDIKEILKATGPDKRMLFFSATMPKTILGIVKKYMRNYEHITIANEEITENLTEQIYFEVRESDKFEALSRIIDIEDEFYGLVFCRTKIDTSQLAQKLSDRGYLADALHGDISQQEREKILNKFRKQKIHILAATDVAARGIDIIDLTHVINYSLPQDPESYVHRIGRTGRAGKQGTAITFVTSSEFRRLTYIQKTSKSDMKKGRIPGIKDVIKAKRTRVKAELDETIKTEEYGDCLEMSTRLLEEYPAEKILPAILKYAFKEKFDESMYTEISDGSSYVDRKGKTRLFIAMGKADGMTPEKLSDFIQQELGDSELNVRDAEIFPHFSFISIPFAQAEALLGIFKNKRKGSKPFVELAQKSRGGSTRGSNGGSSSGGSRSNGGSRSSGGSRGSGGSRGSGSSRGSGSSRSSDSSRSSDSSRSSGSSRNVKN, encoded by the coding sequence ATGGAAAAATTAGCAAAATTTAAAGCGCTTGGGCTCTCGGACAGTATGTTGAAAGCCTTCAAAAAGAAAGGGTTTGAAGAACCAACCCCAATTCAGGAAAAGGTAATCCCGCTTTTTATGAAAGGAGAATCTGACATTATAGGGCAGGCTCAGACAGGGACAGGAAAAACAGTAGCTTTTGGAGCCCCAATCATAGAGAAAATTTCTGAGAAATCAGGACATGTTCAGGCAATAATCCTGACCCCTACAAGGGAACTCGCAATCCAGATTTCAGAAGAGCTTAACTCCATAAAAGGAGACAAAAAACTGTCCATTGTCCCTATATACGGCGGACAGTCCATGACCCAGCAGCTTCGCATGCTGAAAATCGGCGTGGACATTGTCGTAGGGACACCGGGAAGGGTCATCGACCACATTAACAGAAAGAGCCTAAACCTCGAAAAGATATCGTATTTCGTACTTGACGAAGCTGACGAAATGCTGAACATGGGCTTTATTGACGACATAAAGGAGATCTTAAAGGCAACCGGCCCTGATAAAAGAATGCTTTTCTTTTCAGCCACAATGCCAAAAACAATCCTTGGAATCGTCAAGAAGTACATGCGGAACTACGAGCATATTACAATTGCGAACGAGGAAATTACAGAAAACCTGACCGAACAGATCTATTTTGAGGTTCGGGAAAGCGACAAGTTTGAAGCCCTCAGTAGAATCATCGACATTGAAGACGAATTTTACGGGCTCGTTTTCTGCCGGACAAAGATCGACACCAGCCAGCTTGCCCAGAAACTCAGCGACAGGGGTTATTTAGCTGATGCTCTTCACGGAGACATCTCCCAGCAAGAGCGGGAAAAAATCCTGAATAAGTTCAGGAAACAGAAAATACACATCCTCGCAGCAACCGATGTTGCAGCAAGAGGCATCGATATCATAGACCTGACCCATGTCATCAACTATTCCCTGCCCCAGGACCCAGAATCCTATGTGCACAGGATAGGAAGGACAGGAAGGGCAGGCAAACAGGGAACTGCTATCACCTTTGTTACATCCTCGGAATTCAGGCGGCTCACTTACATACAGAAGACTTCAAAGTCCGATATGAAGAAAGGTCGCATCCCTGGGATAAAAGATGTAATAAAAGCCAAAAGGACGAGAGTAAAAGCCGAACTCGATGAGACCATAAAGACAGAAGAATATGGGGACTGCCTTGAGATGAGCACAAGGCTCCTTGAAGAATACCCCGCAGAAAAGATCCTGCCTGCCATTTTAAAGTACGCCTTCAAGGAAAAGTTCGACGAGAGCATGTACACGGAAATTTCCGATGGCAGCTCCTACGTCGACAGGAAAGGAAAAACCAGGCTATTCATAGCCATGGGAAAAGCCGATGGTATGACCCCGGAAAAACTGTCAGATTTCATACAGCAGGAACTCGGGGACAGCGAACTGAATGTGAGGGATGCAGAGATTTTCCCCCACTTTTCATTCATATCCATCCCCTTTGCCCAGGCTGAAGCCCTGCTCGGCATCTTCAAAAACAAAAGAAAAGGAAGTAAACCTTTCGTGGAACTTGCCCAGAAATCCAGGGGAGGAAGCACAAGAGGCTCAAACGGGGGGAGCAGCAGCGGTGGCTCAAGAAGCAACGGTGGCTCAAGAAGCAGCGGTGGCTCAAGAGGCAGCGGTGGCTCAAGAGGCAGCGGCAGCTCAAGAGGCAGCGGCAGCTCAAGAAGTAGCGACAGTTCAAGAAGTAGCGACAGCTCAAGAAGCAGTGGCAGCTCAAGAAATGTGAAAAACTAA